The Chthoniobacterales bacterium nucleotide sequence CTTTCCGGCCTGCGTTCCAGAGCCGCCCCTTCCACCGAGGGCGGTATTGCTCTTGAAGGTGCAACCTTTGAAAACGAGCGTCCCTTGATTCAGAATGGCGCCGCCGATCCCTGGAGAGCCGTCGTCATCAAATGGACCGTCAGTTCCCTTGGCGGTACCATCGATGAGGGAAATAGCGGAAATTGCCACATTACCGTTGGTGATGTGAAAGATGCGGCCGGCGTGATTGCCACTGATGGCAATGCGCTCTCCAGGAGCGGCGATGTTCAAATCCTTGTCGATCACAATTTCCCCACTGAGAAGAGTGATTGTGAAAACGCCGGTGGCAACGTTGTAACCCGGATCGCTCGTGGGGATGTTGAACTCGATCGTGTCGCCCACGGCCGCCACCGCCACCGCCGCGCGCAGCGAATCGGCGCCAAAATCCTGGGTGTTTGTAACGATGAGAACTGCTGATTGGGCGGAGACCGTAGCCAGGACAATAATCGCGAATCCGAGAGAGACGCGGAGGGGTCTACTGGGGAATCGCATGCCCGCTTATACAAGTAAAGATACGCAAGACAAGGAAATTCGATGCTGTCCGCGTGGCTCACAAAGCCCAATCAAGTCGACGGTCCCGCAGTTGCGGGATAAACCGCCGCTCCTTGATCTCAGTGCCGATGCTCAGCCTGGTAATCGTTGACCACCAGGCAGGCGTGAATGACGCCGGGAACCCAGCCGAGCAGGGTTAGTAGAAGGCTCAGGATGAAGCTCAGAATCCGGCCCGTCATCAAGACCGCGATGGGCGGAAAGACGACACAGAAAAAGTAGCGGAGTGCTTTCAATTTGTGGTTAGCGGTG carries:
- a CDS encoding YqaE/Pmp3 family membrane protein, whose protein sequence is MKALRYFFCVVFPPIAVLMTGRILSFILSLLLTLLGWVPGVIHACLVVNDYQAEHRH